From a region of the Oryza sativa Japonica Group chromosome 6, ASM3414082v1 genome:
- the LOC107276335 gene encoding vegetative cell wall protein gp1: MAPSSKLAALFFAFAVVAAAALAPAAEARVQGFNHEAASEPAIAAAGESKAATGGGAPTLPGLPGLPFPLFPFLTLPFPLIPIGGSSGGGGAAPPSAGSGFRFPFPLPLPFPAPASPGGAPPSSGSGFPAFPFPFPSSPVSPPSQASPASPAAPAPPSPPQPKECLTPLLSMMSCADYLTNSSAQTPPGTCCEGFKSLVSTAPICLCHGINGDLSKFLPLPVDMMKMMTLPNTCGATVPLQTFSMCNTPSVPPLMPQSPSAAAPAPGSPPSS; this comes from the exons ATGGCGCCGTCGTCCAAGCTCGCCGCCCTCTTCTTCGCCTTCgccgtcgtggcggcggcggcgctggcacCGGCCGCAGAAGCGAGGGTCCAAGGGTTCAACCATGAAGCGGCGTCCGAGCCTGCCATTGCCGCAGCCGGGGAGTCCAAAGCTGCCACCGGAGGAGGAGCGCCGACATTGCCGGGATTACCCGGCTTGCCGTTCCCGCTCTTCCCGTTCCTCACGCTCCCGTTCCCGCTGATCCCCATCGGCGGCTcttctggcggcggcggcgccgctccgcctTCGGCTGGCTCTGGCTTCCGGTTCCCGTTCCCGCTCCCGCTGCCGTTCCCTGCGCCCGCCTCGCCGGGCGGCGCTCCGCCGTCGTCTGGGTCCGGCTTCCCGGCGTTCCCGTTCCCGTTCCCCAGCTCGCCGGTCTCGCCACCGTCTCAAGCATcacccgcctcgccggcggcaccggcgccgccatcgccgccgcagccaAAGGAGTGCTTGACGCCGCTGTTGTCGATGATGTCGTGCGCGGACTACCTGACGAACAGCAGCGCGCAGACGCCGCCGGGCACCTGCTGCGAGGGGTTCAAGTCGCTGGTGAGCACGGCGCCCATCTGCCTGTGCCACGGCATCAATGGCGACCTGAGCAAGTTCCTCCCGCTCCCCgtcgacatgatgaagatgatgacgctCCCCAACACCTGCGGCGCCACGGTCCCACTTCAGACGTTCTCCATGTGCAACA CGCCCTCGGTGCCTCCATTGATGCCTCAGAGCccatctgctgctgctccagcgCCTGGTAGTCCCCCATCGTCGTAA
- the LOC9266375 gene encoding uncharacterized protein, whose translation MDRQAQDYAAAAMAYAQAQQQQPQYGFHPQAPPPPPQYPHHPPPYAAPLPQYAPYARGMPPPQAQQLYSHLPPHQQPPHFAAHAMPSPSPPPPHPAYMHPPPFDSAPPPAAAPPPSDPELQKRIDKVVEYIAKNGPEFEVVIRDKQHDNPDYAFIFGGEGHAYYRYKLWVSPRPPVAPYPPGSMHMMPPPLGPMMRGPPMHQPGYPPFYDQHQHFGAHGHGEYDAAPQQSFKGLSGPLPVDVAAELHDVLTNLNGTKESIKGAKTWFMQRSPFAPALAEALKDRVFALEDSERQLHIIFLVNDILFESLQRRTNSRDLDNEALAFKFVLGSMLARIYNNPQSKDDNQIRLEKILQFWGSKEVYDQETIANLERDMKGGVAYPLPPRHVSPDPSTFSGSVHQPSKWSSDPQEEMATHPLSVPPQPVPSAQFPLNQLPAGVYPPVGQTAFPGSLPVQTPTVLPQTAATPAITNDPNPPPYPLFPPGLIPGMVRKMQIGSGVPYSPLSPLDIPTIIPPSTIPESEILERVSKFFKEIGEVNPSEGPMKQSEPDDYDNYERDIPARKGGACIPPPPNLLVNLETGMRADGSVDSKPGSTGRLGLGASADPNEIGQYDDVYSSYRKQRSSTYHSSISARSLAPK comes from the exons ATGGACCGGCAAGCCCAGGACTACGCGGCCGCGGCCATGGCGTACGCgcaggcgcagcagcagcaaccgcaGTACGGCTTCCACCctcaggcgccgccgccgccgccgcagtacccgcaccacccgccgccctacgccgcgccgctccctcaGTACGCGCCCTACGCGCGCGGCATGCCGCCCCCGCAGGCCCAGCAGCTCTACTCGCACCTCCCGCCGCACCAGCAGCCTCCCCACTTCGCCGCGCACGCCATGCCgtcgccctccccgccgccgccccaccccgcCTACATGCACCCGCCGCCGTTCGACTCCGCGCCACCCCCCGCCGCGGCCCCGCCCCCCTCCGACCCGGAGCTCCAGAAGCGCATCGACAAGGTCGTCGAGTACATCGCGAAGAACGGGCCCGAGTTCGAGGTCGTGATCCGCGACAAGCAGCACGACAACCCGGACTACGCCTTCATCTTCGGCGGCGAGGGCCACGCCTACTACAGGTACAAGCTCTGGgtctcgccgcggccgccggtggCGCCGTACCCTCCCGGGTCGATGCAcatgatgccgccgccgctgggtcCGATGATGCGTGGGCCGCCGATGCACCAGCCGGGTTACCCACCGTTCTACGACCAGCACCAGCATTTCGGTGCTCACGGCCATGGGGAGTATGATGCCGCGCCGCAGCAATCCTTCAAGGGCCTCTCCGGGCCGCTTCCGGTGGATGTCGCAGCTGAGCTGCACGACGTGCTTACCAATCTCAATGGCACCAAGGAGTCGATCAAGGGTGCCAAGACATGGTTCATGCAAAGGTCGCCGTTCGCGCCGGCTTTGGCTGAAGCTCTGAAGGATAGAGTGTTTGCTTTAGAGGATTCGGAGAGGCAGCTCCACATTATCTTCCTGGTTAACGATATTCTTTTCGAAAG CTTACAAAGACGAACTAATTCTCGGGACCTTGACAATGAGGCTTTGGCTTTTAAATTTGTGCTGGGATCAATGCTTGCAAGGATATATAACAATCCACAGAGCAAAGATGATAACCAGATTCGCCTCGAGAAAATCCTGCAGTTCTGGGGTTCAAAGGAAGTTTATGACCAGGAAACCATTGCTAACCTTGAAAGAGACATGAAAGGTGGGGTAGCATATCCTTTGCCACCACGGCATGTCTCACCGGATCCCTCAACATTTTCAG GATCAGTGCATCAGCCCTCAAAATGGTCCTCAGATCCACAAGAGGAAATGGCAACCCATCCTCTTTCTGTTCCACCCCAACCTGTGCCTTCTGCACAATTTCCATTAAATCAACTTCCAGCTGGTGTTTACCCTCCTGTAGGTCAAACTGCTTTTCCAGGATCTTTGCCAGTGCAAACCCCCACTGTGCTGCCTCAAACTGCTGCTACACCAGCTATCACAAATGATCCAAATCCACCTCCTTATCCACTATTCCCCCCTGGTCTGATTCCAGGAATGGTGCGAAAGATGCAGATCGGGAGTGGAGTGCCATACTCTCCCCTGAGTCCACTTGACATCCCCACAATCATTCCACCATCCACTATTCCGGAGTCCGAGATCCTTGAGCGTGTATCGAAGTTCTTTAAGGAGATTGGAGAGGTAAACCCATCAGAAGGGCCAATGAAGCAAAGCGAGCCCGATGATTACGATAACTATGAGAGGGACATTCCTGCTCGCAAGGGTGGTGCATGTATTCCTCCCCCACCCAACTTGCTTGTAAACCTTGAGACAGGGATGCGTGCAGATGGTTCGGTTGATAGTAAACCGGGGTCAACTGGCCGATTGGGCCTTGGAGCGTCTGCCGATCCAAATGAGATCGGCCAGTATGATGATGTCTACTCTTCATATCGCAAACAGAGGAGCAGTACATACCACTCTTCCATCAGTGCTCGCTCATTAGCACCAAAGTGA
- the LOC4341865 gene encoding zinc finger CCCH domain-containing protein 13-like isoform X3 — protein MAQGRRDHRPDDFRGRHLRPHRRNSPERDARDHLFRDHRPRSRDRGSSHSRSPIRKRHRKKLEGGKTNSSESLNSSDNEDRKKDDRFNKADDKHDNEAQLQRIQLDMEALHEEKSSLEVILNGKINEASKLSSRIADLESQLNDEKEACERMASKTKKLIKAHARYVKAQDDLKRSQARFERFADLLASDTLKPCSKDQGSSAAKEDPYNAYEMSPSDQRQNHETTRKRSVALSTSEEGRNGKKRRESYDNRDPMSEKYRPEDALEPFQSSKGTEAKELLSVKKNLGDGDNNEKGNVVSSANVFTDRYEGGDDDDVLVD, from the exons ATGGCTCAAG GGAGACGAGACCATAGACCTGATGACTTTAGAGGTAGGCATCTGAGACCCCATAGGAGGAATTCCCCTGAAAGAGATGCCAGGGATCATTTGTTCCGTGATCACAGACCGCGCTCTCGAGATAGAG GCTCTAGTCATTCAAGATCTCCCATCAGGAAGAG GCATAGAAAGAAGCTTGAGGGTGGAAAAACTAATTCATCAGAAAGTTTGAACTCCTCTGATAACGAAGATAGAAAAAAGGATGATAGATTCAACAAAGCTGATGATAAACATGATAATGAAGCACAG CTGCAACGCATTCAACTGGATATGGAAGCATTACATGAGGAGAAATCTTCACTGGAG GTGATACTGAATGGCAAGATCAATGAAGCATCCAAACTTTCTAGCAGAATAGCTGATCTTGAATCACAATTGAACGATGAAAAAGAAGCTTGCGAAAG GATGGCCTCAAAAACAAAGAAACTCATCAAAGCACATGCACGCTATGTGAAAGCTCAGGATGATTTAAAGAG GTCGCAAGCTCGTTTTGAGAGGTTCGCTGATTTGCTTGCTTCAGATACCTTGAAGCCGTGTAGCAAGGATCAGGGTTCTAGTGCTGCTAAGGAAGATCCATATAATGCTTATGAAATGAGTCCAAGTGATCAACGGCAGAATCATGAAACAACTAGAAAAAGATCCGTTGCCCTCTCAACTAGCGAAGAAGGAAGGAATG ggaagaaaaggagagagagttATGACAACAGGGATCCTATGTCAGAGAAATATAGACCAGAAGATGCTCTAGAACCTTTTCAGAGCAGCAAGGGAACTGAGGCAAAAGAACTATTATCTGTGAAGAAGAATTTGGGGGATGGTGACAACAATGAGAAAGGAAATGTTGTTTCTTCTGCAAATGTTTTTACAGATAGG TATGAGGgcggtgatgatgatgatgttctTGTGGACTAG
- the LOC4341865 gene encoding zinc finger CCCH domain-containing protein 13-like isoform X2, with the protein MAQGCGRRDHRPDDFRGRHLRPHRRNSPERDARDHLFRDHRPRSRDRGSSHSRSPIRKRHRKKLEGGKTNSSESLNSSDNEDRKKDDRFNKADDKHDNEAQLQRIQLDMEALHEEKSSLEVILNGKINEASKLSSRIADLESQLNDEKEACERMASKTKKLIKAHARYVKAQDDLKRSQARFERFADLLASDTLKPCSKDQGSSAAKEDPYNAYEMSPSDQRQNHETTRKRSVALSTSEEGRNGKKRRESYDNRDPMSEKYRPEDALEPFQSSKGTEAKELLSVKKNLGDGDNNEKGNVVSSANVFTDRYEGGDDDDVLVD; encoded by the exons ATGGCTCAAGGTTGTG GGAGACGAGACCATAGACCTGATGACTTTAGAGGTAGGCATCTGAGACCCCATAGGAGGAATTCCCCTGAAAGAGATGCCAGGGATCATTTGTTCCGTGATCACAGACCGCGCTCTCGAGATAGAG GCTCTAGTCATTCAAGATCTCCCATCAGGAAGAG GCATAGAAAGAAGCTTGAGGGTGGAAAAACTAATTCATCAGAAAGTTTGAACTCCTCTGATAACGAAGATAGAAAAAAGGATGATAGATTCAACAAAGCTGATGATAAACATGATAATGAAGCACAG CTGCAACGCATTCAACTGGATATGGAAGCATTACATGAGGAGAAATCTTCACTGGAG GTGATACTGAATGGCAAGATCAATGAAGCATCCAAACTTTCTAGCAGAATAGCTGATCTTGAATCACAATTGAACGATGAAAAAGAAGCTTGCGAAAG GATGGCCTCAAAAACAAAGAAACTCATCAAAGCACATGCACGCTATGTGAAAGCTCAGGATGATTTAAAGAG GTCGCAAGCTCGTTTTGAGAGGTTCGCTGATTTGCTTGCTTCAGATACCTTGAAGCCGTGTAGCAAGGATCAGGGTTCTAGTGCTGCTAAGGAAGATCCATATAATGCTTATGAAATGAGTCCAAGTGATCAACGGCAGAATCATGAAACAACTAGAAAAAGATCCGTTGCCCTCTCAACTAGCGAAGAAGGAAGGAATG ggaagaaaaggagagagagttATGACAACAGGGATCCTATGTCAGAGAAATATAGACCAGAAGATGCTCTAGAACCTTTTCAGAGCAGCAAGGGAACTGAGGCAAAAGAACTATTATCTGTGAAGAAGAATTTGGGGGATGGTGACAACAATGAGAAAGGAAATGTTGTTTCTTCTGCAAATGTTTTTACAGATAGG TATGAGGgcggtgatgatgatgatgttctTGTGGACTAG
- the LOC4341865 gene encoding zinc finger CCCH domain-containing protein 13-like isoform X1, producing MRPISSSSSSSSRLPNSPCGTRALLFSSPHWPPPRLVSSSSSPPPPPPREKGWVGEREMREMMGPPRRGPAYKTKLCALWRQGECNRASCSFAHGDAELRGPPPRSPFPPRGGPGRRDHRPDDFRGRHLRPHRRNSPERDARDHLFRDHRPRSRDRGSSHSRSPIRKRHRKKLEGGKTNSSESLNSSDNEDRKKDDRFNKADDKHDNEAQLQRIQLDMEALHEEKSSLEVILNGKINEASKLSSRIADLESQLNDEKEACERMASKTKKLIKAHARYVKAQDDLKRSQARFERFADLLASDTLKPCSKDQGSSAAKEDPYNAYEMSPSDQRQNHETTRKRSVALSTSEEGRNGKKRRESYDNRDPMSEKYRPEDALEPFQSSKGTEAKELLSVKKNLGDGDNNEKGNVVSSANVFTDRYEGGDDDDVLVD from the exons ATGAGGCCcatttcgtcgtcgtcgtcgtcgtcgtcccgtcTCCCGAACTCGCCGTGCGGCACTCGTGCTTTGCTCTTCTCGTCTCCCCACTGGCCGCCGCCAcgtctcgtctcctcctcctcctcgccgccgccgccgccgccgcgggagaaGGGTTGGGTTGGTGAAAGAGAGATGAGGGAGATGATGGGTCCTCCCCGCCGCGGCCCGGCGTACAAGACGAAGCTGTGCGCGCTGTGGAGGCAAGGCGAGTGCAACCGCGCCTCCTGCAGCTTCGCCCACGGCGACGCCGAGCTCCGTGGCCCGCCGCCTCGTTCCCCGTTCCCGCCTCGCGGTGGACCTG GGAGACGAGACCATAGACCTGATGACTTTAGAGGTAGGCATCTGAGACCCCATAGGAGGAATTCCCCTGAAAGAGATGCCAGGGATCATTTGTTCCGTGATCACAGACCGCGCTCTCGAGATAGAG GCTCTAGTCATTCAAGATCTCCCATCAGGAAGAG GCATAGAAAGAAGCTTGAGGGTGGAAAAACTAATTCATCAGAAAGTTTGAACTCCTCTGATAACGAAGATAGAAAAAAGGATGATAGATTCAACAAAGCTGATGATAAACATGATAATGAAGCACAG CTGCAACGCATTCAACTGGATATGGAAGCATTACATGAGGAGAAATCTTCACTGGAG GTGATACTGAATGGCAAGATCAATGAAGCATCCAAACTTTCTAGCAGAATAGCTGATCTTGAATCACAATTGAACGATGAAAAAGAAGCTTGCGAAAG GATGGCCTCAAAAACAAAGAAACTCATCAAAGCACATGCACGCTATGTGAAAGCTCAGGATGATTTAAAGAG GTCGCAAGCTCGTTTTGAGAGGTTCGCTGATTTGCTTGCTTCAGATACCTTGAAGCCGTGTAGCAAGGATCAGGGTTCTAGTGCTGCTAAGGAAGATCCATATAATGCTTATGAAATGAGTCCAAGTGATCAACGGCAGAATCATGAAACAACTAGAAAAAGATCCGTTGCCCTCTCAACTAGCGAAGAAGGAAGGAATG ggaagaaaaggagagagagttATGACAACAGGGATCCTATGTCAGAGAAATATAGACCAGAAGATGCTCTAGAACCTTTTCAGAGCAGCAAGGGAACTGAGGCAAAAGAACTATTATCTGTGAAGAAGAATTTGGGGGATGGTGACAACAATGAGAAAGGAAATGTTGTTTCTTCTGCAAATGTTTTTACAGATAGG TATGAGGgcggtgatgatgatgatgttctTGTGGACTAG
- the LOC4341866 gene encoding protein HEAT-STRESS-ASSOCIATED 32 — protein MAMRRWREDAVALSLRGCGFGDGDDDRPEKPRRYGVTEMRSPFYAFRPAHHALQEILDSLGPFVDGLKFTGGSHSLMGKELVREITDLAHKHDIYVSTGDWAEHLLRQGPSFFKQYVEECKALGFDTIELNAGSLKLPEEALLRLVRLIKTSGLQAKPLFSVKFDSSDIPPSGDRAFGAYIVPVKQNSERVEDVDLLIRRAERCLEAGADMIMIDADDICQRADSLRADIVAKIVGRLGLEKTMFEASNPNTSEWFVRRYGPRVNLFVDHSDVMNLERLRGFNMRGVCNSPLFGIGSPFFLM, from the exons ATGGCGATGCGGCGGTGGAGAGAGGATGCGGTGGCGCTGTCGCTGCGCGGGTGCGGATTcggcgacggggacgacgaCCGGCCGGAGAAGCCGCGGCGGTACGGGGTGACGGAGATGAGGAGCCCCTTCTACGCCTTCCGCCCCGCCCACCACGCGCTCCAG GAAATATTGGATTCTCTAGGTCCTTTTGTTGATGGTTTGAAGTTTACTGGTGGATCTCATAGTTTGATGGGAAAAGAACTGGTTAGAGAGATTACTGATTTAGCACACAAGCATGACATATATGTGAGTACAGGAGATTGGGCAGAGCATCTTCTGCGTCAAGGACCTTCTTTTTTCAAGCAATATGTCGAG GAGTGCAAGGCATTAGGATTTGACACCATCGAGCTGAATGCTGGATCTCTCAAGCTCCCGGAAGAAGCTCTCCTGAGATTAGTCCGCCTCATCAAGACTAGTGGTTTGCAAGCAAAGCCCCTGTTTTCAGTGAAGTTTGACAGTTCTGATATTCCTCCATCTGGAGATAGGGCATTTGGGGCATACATAGTTCCAGTGAAGCAGAATTCAG AAAGAGTCGAGGATGTTGACCTGTTGATAAGGAGGGCCGAGAGGTGCTTGGAAGCAGGGGCAGACATGATCATGATCGATGCCGACGACATTTGCCAGCGCGCTGACTCTCTACGGGCAGACATCGTCGCCAAGATTGTAGGCCGGCTCGggctcgagaagaccatgttCGAGGCTTCCAACCCCAACACCTCCGAGTGGTTCGTCAGAAGATACGGGCCACGG GTGAATCTGTTCGTGGATCACTCCGACGTGATGAACCTGGAGCGTCTCCGAGGCTTCAACATGCGTGGAGTCTGCAACTCTCCCTTATTCGGAATCGGCTCGCCCTTCTTCCTGATGTGA
- the LOC4341867 gene encoding uncharacterized protein yields the protein MNDISSYRLTVSSAQSLQYSAIGLSGEEGESPEKGEMPTVWAALKKSLNCKSGDSCGVIEREESQGGVTAGKKSSSTSAAALRRSGCSRSIANLRDVFHSQYGGSRRQEDAVAAAAAGEGDGGCGSPRSIGSNDVLNPVTHDVLLAARSDAKCELRISTPGRGAWAGAGGGVPFPHSPLLLRCSTTPVSTRKSPSAMSPLRRADDDDDNAEAPSPAPARASCEVGIRCHRCGDRFANHDALESHHHSRHAVTELVEGDSSRKVVEIICKAGWAKTENALGRIERVVKVHNAERSVARFEEFREAVKGKAARLSKKHPRCLADGNELLRFHATTLACSLGAGDSSTLCTSGSCSVCRIIRHGFSATREIKDGVGVFTTSTSKRALECIAGDGDGDEAANAGVRKALLVCRVVAGRIHRPLENLQEVAAQPGFDSVAGKVGAYASIEELYLLNPRALLPCFVVICKP from the exons ATGAATGACATTAGCAGTTACAGACTTACAGTTAGCAGTGCACAGTCATTGCAGTATTCAG CAATCGGATTGTCCGGCGAGGAAGGGGAGTCGCCGGAGAAGGGGGAGATGCCGACGGTGTGGGCGGCGCTCAAGAAGTCGCTCAACTGCAAATCGGGGGATTCTTGCGGCGTGATCGAGCGGGAGGAATCTCAGGGCGGCGTCACAGCCGGCAAGaagtcgtcgtcgacgtcggcggcggcgctgcgcagGTCGGGGTGCTCGCGGTCCATCGCCAACCTGAGGGACGTGTTCCACAGCCAGTACGGTGGCAGCCGGAGGCAggaggacgccgtcgccgccgccgccgccggcgaaggcgaTGGGGGATGCGGTAGCCCGAGGTCGATAGGGAGCAACGACGTGCTGAACCCGGTGACCCACGACGTGCTGCTCGCCGCCAGGTCGGACGCGAAGTGCGAGCTCCGGATCAGCAcccccggccgcggcgcgtgggccggcgccggcggcggggtgccGTTCCCGCACAGCCCGCTCCTGCTGCGGTGCAGCACCACCCCTGTCTCGACGAGGAAGTCCCCGTCCGCCatgtcgccgctccgccgcgccgatgacgacgacgacaacgccgAGGCGCCGTCGCCCGCTCCCGCCAGGGCCTCCTGCGAGGTCGGCATCCGGTGCCACCGCTGCGGCGACCGCTTCGCCAACCACGACGCCCTGGAGTCGCACCACCACTCCAGACACGCCG TGACCGAGCTGGTGGAAGGCGACTCGTCGAGGAAGGTGGTGGAGATCATCTGCAAGGCCGGGTGGGCGAAGACGGAGAACGCGCTGGGCCGCATCGAGCGGGTGGTGAAGGTGCACAACGCGGAGAGGTCGGTGGCGCGGTTCGAGGAGTTCAGGGAGGCGGTGAAGGGGAAGGCGGCGAGGCTGTCCAAGAAGcacccgcgctgcctcgccgaCGGCAACGAGCTCCTCCGGTTCCACGCCACGACGCTCGCCTGCTCCCTCGGCGCTGGCGACTCCTCCACCCTCTGCACGTCGGGCAGCTGCAGCGTCTGCCGCATCATCCGCCACGGCTTCTCGGCGACCAGAGAGATCAAGGACGGCGTCGGCGTGTTCACCACCTCCACCAGCAAGCGCGCGCTGGAATGCAtcgccggagacggagacggcgacgaggcggcgaacGCGGGCGTGAGGAAGGCGCTGCTGGTGTGCAGGGTGGTCGCCGGGAGGATCCACCGGCCGCTGGAGAATCTCCAGGAAGTGGCGGCGCAGCCGGGGTTCGACTCCGTCGCCGGCAAGGTGGGCGCCTACGCCAGCATCGAGGAGCTCTACCTGCTCAACCCGAGAGCTCTCCTCCCTTGCTTCGTCGTCATCTGTAAACCTTGA